CATAGACCACAACCATCCGTCGAAAGGGTTTGTACTCACCGACAATAGCGGCTGGAACAACTGCAGCACCGCTTCGAAGTGCAAAGCTTGCAGCACCTTTCTTGGCAACTCCGGCGTCAGAGTTACGCGTACCCTCCGGGAAGATACCCATGACATTACCACCGCGAAGTGTGTTAAGGGCCGTTTTAATGGATTCTTTGCTTACACCACCACGTTTGACCGGAAAAGCACCCAATTTGTTAATGAGCCAGCCAAGCACAGGAACCTCAAAAAGTTCTGCCTTAGCCATATACTTTACTTGACGGTCTAACTTAATCCCGATAGTCATCGGATCCAGCAAACTAATATGGTTGGCACAGAGCAGCACCCCGCCCTCCTTTGGCACATTCTCTTCCCCCACAATCTTAAGCGGGAAAACAATTGCGTAAATCAAGCGAAGCAATCCTCGGCAAAATACATAAATCATAAATGATTTCTCTCCCCGTCAACATGAGATCTACAATGGGATACAATGGCCTCCACGACTTGATCGATATCCATAAAGGTCGTGTCGAGAAGAATCGCATCTTCCGCACGTCGCAGCGGTGAAATCTCCCGTCCTTCATCCAGACGATCCCGCTGTGCAATATCATGTTCAAGCTGCTGAAGCGTCACCGATTCCGCGTCTCTCAATTCCTTATAACGACGGAGAGCTCTTTCTTCCACACTTGCCGTCATAAAAATCTTTACTTCGGCATCGGGCAGCACGGTCGTACCGATATCGCGGCCATCCATTACAACGCCTTTGCGAAGCGCCATCTGACGCTGCAAATGACTCAGTCTGGACCTTACACCTTCGATCTTCGAATACTGCGACACAAGGCCGCTAACCTGAAGACTCCGAATATGCGGCGTTACGTCTTCCCCATTAATCAGCACCTTCTGGATGTCTTTTTCCGGAATAAGCTCAATAACCATATCGTGAACTTTCTGGTTCACTTGATTCTGATCTTCCGGTTCTATGCCTTCTCGGATCATATACCAGGTGATTGCCCGGTACATTGCGCCTGTATCGACATAAATATAAGACAACTTCTGGGCTACCAATCGGGCTACAGTACTCTTGCCTGCCCCGGCAGGTCCGTCGATGGCGACGTTAATTCTGTCGTAAGTATGTGTACCCTGCCTATCCAACGGGGCATTCCTCCTCAAACACTCTTTCATAAGAAAAGCATCTAGCGATGTCAAGTTCGTTCCTGCAATATCAAGGAGCACATACAAATGGATATGCTTGATGATATTATCAAGAAAAAAGCAGGCATTGCCTGCGACTTATAAAATTATACCACAGTTTATACTTCAGTGCAAAATCAGAACACTTAATAGAGCTAAGAAAAATGCCTATCGGTTGCGGAAATCAAACTGTCGTTCAAAGCAGTAACGTATTATTTTCTGACGCTCATTATCCGTAATAGCCACAAATTTCAGCATGGCCAATTGGCGCCCGTTTTCAAGCTTTTTAATCCGAACCACTTCACCTTCAAAGTCCACATGCTCTATACTACCATTTCGATAAGGCACTAGAACCCAGCAGGATAATTTCGCTCCCACCTCGAGCTTCACTTGGTGATCCACCAAGAAAGACGTTCCTCCGCCGCCGATATCATCTGTACGTACAAGGAATCTTTTACCAAAGCTATCCTTCACAGCTAATTCAAGATCTGCATTCACCCGAAAAAAGCTTCGTCTCTGAATTTTGAAAATCGAATCCGCCTCTGGTTTTTGTATCCGGACCATACGAATTACATCTTCTTTAAACCCGAGAACATGAGTATTAAAGTAATTTTTAATGCCACCCTCAGTAATAAAATAAACCGAAAGCTCGTCCCCCATAAAAAGTCGTTTCAGACGACCGTCACTCTCCTGCATAGGAATTTCAATCAGGAATGCGTCGTCCTCTGTCTCTGCAATTCTCGATCTATATTCAACTTCTGCTTCAGCAGCGTCACTGGAAGCAACCTGTATGTATAGATATTCATTAATTTTAGGATACAAAGATGTCACCGCCAAATCAGTATAGTTAACAATGATTATAGCATGGGAATATCACCCAATGAGATAAATATTATTTGAATTTTAAAAATAAAATAGGGCGCATCCAAATAATGGATGCGCCCTATTTTTTCACTTTTGTTCTGCCCCTGAAGAAGGCCTGATTTCTTCCACGGACTCTTCGATGCCGTCGTCCGCATTAAGATAAATACGATACTGAGTACCATTTACCTCTCCGCCAAATTCGTAAGTCAAGACTTCTACGGAGTCATCATTTTTAATCCAAGCCATGCGATGGTAATTCTCATTGAAATCCGAATTCAGAAATTTCTTCGCTTCCGCCAGAGTCAGCTTTGGCTTTGGAATTTTACGATTGTCCTTATGCTCATTGACATATTCGCTAGCCTCAAATCCAACCGCTGTCCCAGTATCAAGTCCAATACGGATCGTCATTTTCTCAGGATAAATCAAAACATCATTTTGGCTCGTTACAAAGGTTAAATTCCCGATATTATCATAACGGTCAGCATTAACCGCAGTCATATGAGGATATCCTTTTTTCTTAAGAAACTGCTCTGCCTTGGAAACTGCTTCTTCTAGGGTCACTTTAGCAGGTCCTATCTCACGGTTATCGTAATAAGAGATCAGTAAACCACCATTTTTGGTGAAATCCATACTGATAATCTGCTTATTATTCGAACCACTGACTGTAGCCGTATAAGAAGGCCACTTCGTATTTTTGCCGTTTTCTTTAACGTCTACCTTAGCATTCGAGCCTGCATTAGCAAACTTAATGGCTTTACGTTTGATATCTTCAACTGAAACAGGGGTACCTCCGAGCATTTTTACAGAGCGTTTATCGTAAATGCTTGCAACTGAAGGACCCCAATCCAGGTCAGGGTAACCTTCGACACGTTTGTCTACCGACTTA
This genomic stretch from Paenibacillus sp. FSL H7-0737 harbors:
- the ypeB gene encoding germination protein YpeB — encoded protein: MYKRLSAVMFPLTALLLIGALVWGYQENQEKNAILIKAENQYQRAFHDLSYHVERLHGELGNTLAVNSASNGMHRKGLVNVWRMTSEAQNEINQLPLTLLPFSKTEEFLSKISNFSYKAGIRDFAKKPLTDGELSNLKALYKSSGEISKDLQDVQNKVIGSRLRWMDVETALATENKAQDNSIIDGFKSVDKRVEGYPDLDWGPSVASIYDKRSVKMLGGTPVSVEDIKRKAIKFANAGSNAKVDVKENGKNTKWPSYTATVSGSNNKQIISMDFTKNGGLLISYYDNREIGPAKVTLEEAVSKAEQFLKKKGYPHMTAVNADRYDNIGNLTFVTSQNDVLIYPEKMTIRIGLDTGTAVGFEASEYVNEHKDNRKIPKPKLTLAEAKKFLNSDFNENYHRMAWIKNDDSVEVLTYEFGGEVNGTQYRIYLNADDGIEESVEEIRPSSGAEQK
- a CDS encoding flagellar brake protein, whose translation is MYPKINEYLYIQVASSDAAEAEVEYRSRIAETEDDAFLIEIPMQESDGRLKRLFMGDELSVYFITEGGIKNYFNTHVLGFKEDVIRMVRIQKPEADSIFKIQRRSFFRVNADLELAVKDSFGKRFLVRTDDIGGGGTSFLVDHQVKLEVGAKLSCWVLVPYRNGSIEHVDFEGEVVRIKKLENGRQLAMLKFVAITDNERQKIIRYCFERQFDFRNR
- a CDS encoding lysophospholipid acyltransferase family protein; this encodes MIYVFCRGLLRLIYAIVFPLKIVGEENVPKEGGVLLCANHISLLDPMTIGIKLDRQVKYMAKAELFEVPVLGWLINKLGAFPVKRGGVSKESIKTALNTLRGGNVMGIFPEGTRNSDAGVAKKGAASFALRSGAAVVPAAIVGEYKPFRRMVVVYGAPIDLSQFAGAGSESLEAVTDVIMERINEMKKSGIPTVG
- the cmk gene encoding (d)CMP kinase, encoding MDRQGTHTYDRINVAIDGPAGAGKSTVARLVAQKLSYIYVDTGAMYRAITWYMIREGIEPEDQNQVNQKVHDMVIELIPEKDIQKVLINGEDVTPHIRSLQVSGLVSQYSKIEGVRSRLSHLQRQMALRKGVVMDGRDIGTTVLPDAEVKIFMTASVEERALRRYKELRDAESVTLQQLEHDIAQRDRLDEGREISPLRRAEDAILLDTTFMDIDQVVEAIVSHCRSHVDGERNHL